TGGCAGGAGCAGAGGTATAGAGGAGAGTGGGTTTCAGTCAAAGGAAGGGACGTGAGCATAAGGTGGCTTCACATGACAGTGGAGGACACCTGTGTTGTGAGTATCAGGAGGCGGAAGGgacagaagggaaagagaaacgACATTCTTGGTTATTCTGGACCAAGTAAGTAGAcccttctccagctccatttatcagcaaatgccatcatttcattcttcttgatggctgagtgatattccactgtgtatatggactacattttctttatccatccacctgttgaagggcatctaggttggttccacagttgagctaGGAAAAAGTGGCTATGGATGGCAAGATGAAAACAGAGACCGTAAAATGAGAATTCACACGGTAAAGAAGACATTCTTTAATTTAATTCATAGAACTCTGTGGcttcatttaccctggggtcgaCTTCAAACTCCGTGGCCCAGATGATTTGGTGGAGACTAGGCAGGTAGGCGAAGATCAGATAGTACAGGATCTCCAATGTCAGCATGACAAGTTTGGACGTGACCCAGAAGCAATTCATGTTTTTAGCCGGGCGTGATGGTGCGCGCTTGtcgtcccagtggctcaggaggctgaggcgggaggatcacaaggtggaggccagcctcagccacttagcagagccctaagtaactcagcgagaccctgtctcaaaatacaaagggagaagggctggggatggggctcggtgattaagcacccctgggttcaatccctggtaccaaaaaaaaaaaaaagggtgatcTTCCACTCCTGTGGGTGGACCTGCTGTGGGGTGTCCCTGGTCGTGTGTTCCTctgtgaacatgggaaagtgacgcccattcattcccctgtctctcccagtcccctcccctcccttcccttccctcccctgcgtCTCATCCAATGAACTGCTATTCTCTGCccccctattgtgagtcagcgtccccatatcagagaggacactcagcctttgagttttggggactggcttattccactcagcatgattgtctccagctccatccattcaccagcaaatgccactatttcattcttctttaaggctgagtaatattccactgtgtatatggaccacagtttctttatccatccacctgttgaagggcacctaggttggctccacagtttatagctattgtgaactgagctgctataaacattaatgtggctgtgtccctgtcctgtgctgattttaagtcctttgggtataaactgaggagtgggacggCTGGGTcccatggtggttccattcccagttttctgaggaatctccacccTGCTCTCCAGTTCCTGGGAATGACAGgaacacacacacccccaaaacAGTACAGCCAGATTAGCCTGTGGATCTGAAATGGTAAttgcttgaaaaataaaaagcaaaagagatTGAATTGATGGAGGAGGAAATCATGATCCAAAATGCATGTTTCTAAATAACCCCAGGGTTAAAGAGCAtatcataatttaaatttaagtgtATTGAGAAATTCGTAAAGGAGAACACTGCTCATAAGGAACCGTGAAATACGGCcaggcgcacgcctgtcatcccagtggctcgggaggctgaggcaggaggatcgcatggtggaggccagcttcagccaaagtgaggccctaagcaactcagcgagaccctgtctctaaataaaatatgaaaagggctggggacagggctccagGGTTGAGCtcctctgggttctatccctgggaccaaaaaaagaagaaacaaataaaagaattgagGCCAATAGATACCAAGGTTTCGATTTTATTCAACTTTATTAAAAATCTgaactacagaaagaaaaaactatgtACAAAGCAATGCAAGAAATAACCCGGGACGAGAATCCTATTAATTAATATAGGAGTAAAAGTGGTGAATAATCCACGTGCCCCGTGGTAGATTCCTTACGTCCCCCAGTCAGGGGACCGAAGCCACACTATCACAGGAATCACAAGCACTCAAGTAGGAGCTGTGAGTCCTTCTACAACAGGACAGAAATCCAGAAAAACATCTGCAGACAGGAGGTACCACGGGTAGGAACCTAAGCAGTCAAAAGCGTCCACTTGAAAGGTCTGACAGGTGCCGTGGCGCATGCCCAGTAtctcagcgacttgggaggctgaggcaggaggatctcaaggtggaggccagcctcagcaaaagacacCAAGCAACTGTGACCACCTCTAAATAAAGTAccaaacagggttggggatgtcaCTGAGTGGTCGAGGgctccccgagttcaatccctggtaccccccacccctcCGAAAAGTGTTCCTGAAGCAAAAAAGTGAggccagaaaaataaatactaccgGTGACGCTAGACATCCCTCtgccaaccgtaaccctaaccccgaGTCTCCCAGGAGTTTGGGTTTCACGTCCACAAAGCACAAAGTGACTGAGCGCTGGGTCTGATTTCCCCCGAATACGGTGTCATCGGGGAGTCCCCTCCGGGTGGCCCCCGGGTGACCTCAGAATTGCTGCAAGATCAATTTCCGCTTCACGTCGAGGCTGAACTTGTTCATCCTGAAAAGGTCACTGTCGTAGAAGGCAGAGAGGTTGTGGATGTTGATCTGCCGAGCCTAACGGGGGGACAAAGGCCAAGTGTGCGAGTCAGTGGACTTAGGGGGCCCCGGAGGAGGCGATGTCTAGAATCCTCgcagctcgggaggccgaggcaggaggatcgtgagttggaggccagcctccgccaaCTTCCAGCTGTCACTCGAGGCCCCTCCGCCAAGCCCCCGAGGATGACGGACAGGCTCCCCAGggagcctaaccctaacccaacctcCCACGGGAGCCCGTACCTTGTCCACCAAGTCCTTCTCGGGCACTTCGATCGTGTCCTGCTGGGCTCCAAAGCGGTTACGCTGATACGTCACCTGCTCTGCCACCAACTGCTTCAATATGAAGAGCAGCAGCTCGTTGTTGTCGCGCCGGAAGGAAAGATAGCGGGCAAAGGTCTGCAGGAGGAAGGACAGGTCAGACACCACCCAGGGGGACCATTTCTGGTGGctccgtccccccccccccaggctccCAACagccaggtgaggggcagggccacACCCAGGTGGGACACCCACCCCGCCAGTCCCCAGCTCTGctcttttgagacagtcttgctcaGTTTCTTAGGGTCCCGCTAAATTACGGAGAcagtttcttagggtctcactaaattgtagaGGCCGGCCTCcaccttgggatcctcctgcctcagcctcctaagcatgTGGGAGGCAGACCAGAGCCCCCTAGGCCTGCTTCCCAGAGCTGGCCCTCCCGGCCACGCTGCACGGGGGGTCCCCCGGCTGAGACGGTGCCCACCTTCCTCATGCTGCGCATGACGCTGAACTTCTGCGTGTCGATGAAGCTCTCCAGCATCACGCGGATGGCCATATTGACGTCGTCCTCGATCACGTAGTTCCGCAGGTGGATGCGCGCGTGGGCCTCGGCCATGCGGATCATGGACTCGATGTGCCGCACGGTGATGGGGATGCTGCCCGTGGCCTGCGGGGGGGACAGGGCAGGCTCAGCGAGGGCGGAAGGAGCTGCCGAGTGAGCTCCGGGCCTCTTCCAACCGCAAACCGGTCCACTCCAGGGGCTGCTGTGCCTCCCGCTTGGTGCTAACGTTGGGCACCCGGGCGGGACGGACCCCAGGGTGCtgccacccctgagccccgtccccagcccttttattttttatttagagacggggtcttgctgagtggctgaggccggcctccaacttgcgatcctcctgcctcagcctccccagcgtGCACACAGCGGCGGCCCAAGCGCTCACCATGGACTCCTTCCTCAGGTCGCTGTACATCTTGGCCACCTTGTCCTGGTCCATCTGGTTGAGCTTGGGGTGCACCTTCTCCTTGGCGTAGATGATGTACTTCTTGAGTACCTCCTGGGGCAGCGGCTCCACGCCGTACGCGTTGGGCATGGCTGGCTCTGGGGTGCTGCCGTTGACCATCCCCCCGTCCTCCTTGTTGCTGGGGTGGTGACGCACGTGGCTGCCCACCACGAAGCGGGCCAGCATCTCGTCCTACGGTAGCGGGGACAGGCCCTGAGCACGGTGGGTCACACACGTCCTGCCcaccatgtttaattttttggtaccagggatggaacccaggggcgcttcacccctgagccccgtccccagccctttttctattttattgagagacaggggctcgctgagtggctcagggccttgctcagtggctgaggctagcctccaccttgcgatcctccagccccagcctcctgagccactgggatgtcAGGCGTGGGCCATATGCTCTTATATCGTCTCCAGGCCGTTTTCAGAGCCCAGAACACGATGCTAAACCTGACAAAGTCCTCCCAGAACTCACTGCCTGGTGAGAGAGAAGCTATCAACACACTCTAGGTGGGACACAATGCCGCCCCCCTATAGGGCCAGCTTCACAGAAGAGCTCTGGCCCAGGAGTGTGGGGCCAGCCCGGCCAGCACAGCATGTCCCCGTTTCAGAACAGAAGACTACACGGCACCAGCCTGTAATCTagcaattcgggaggctgaggcaggaggatcgccagttggaggccagcctcagccatttagcgaggccctgagcagctcagcgagaccctgtctctaaataaaaatagaaaatagggctggggacggggctccgtggtcgagggcccctggtATTAAGGTGGCTGGGGAGGCAGATGGTCAGGGAGGGACCAGGACGGCTCTCAGGGCCTGGCAGGGGCCGGGAGGACCGTGAAGTCCTCATGAGGCCAGTGCAGGGGCTGCCGTGGGCTGGGGACAGCAGCCCCTGGACGCGAGGGACAGGAGCAGAGAGGAGCAGGGGACACAGGAACAGGCAGAGGACCGTGAAGGGCACTGGGGAGGGGGGAGCAGATGCGAAGGAAGGAGACATCAGGACAACTTGGGGCCAAGAGGACGAGGCTGTACCTGGACAGGGTCCACAGTGTCCCTCACCACACACAGGACATCGAAGCGGGAAATGATGGGCTCCGTGAGGTCCACGTTCTCCGAGAAGGTCAGCGAGGGGTCGTAGCGGCCACCTGAAACCCCCAGGAGCCCCGGTCAGCGTGCAGGAGCCCACCCCGCTCCCCACCTGGGAAAGCTGCTCCCAGCCCCAAAATGGCTGCCTGGTGCCTGCCATCTGCTCTGGACCAGGAGACAGTAAAGCGATTCCTATAGCAGAGCCCCAAAGAGCCCACGGTGTGGCAGAAAGCCGTTCCCCAGGAAGGACATGTCAGAGCAAGACGCGAGGGAAGGaccgggcgcggtggcacacgcccGTCATCACCAAggaggctcagaggctgaggcaggaggatcgcaagttggaggccagcctcggccacTCAGCAGGACCGCGTCTCTAAGCCTACCAATGGGGTTGGCGGCGGCGATGACGGTACAGCGGGCCTGCAGGGAGGTGACAATCCCGGCCTTGGAGATGGAGATGCTCTGCTGCTCCATAGCCTCGTGGATGCTGGTCCTGTCCTGGTCATTCATCTGTGGGAGACACAgaggcccgggaggctgaggcaggaggatcgcgagttggaggccagcctcagcaactgacggaggccctaagcaactcagcgagaccctgtctttaaattaaatataaaaagggctggggacggggctcaggggtcaagggaccctgggttccatccctggtaccaggaaaaataaaataaaaaattctaattcCTGGATCCCACCTTCCCCGTGTCCTGGGACCCACCTTGTCAAACTCATCGATGAGACACACTCCTCGGTCGGCCAGAACCAGGGCCCCAGCTTCCAGGGTCCACTCTCTGCTGACCGGATGCCGCTGGACGTAGGCCGTCAGGCCCACAGCCGAGGCCCCCTGGCCCGTGGTGAAGATGGCGCGGCTGGACACCTTCTCGATGTATTTGAGGAACTGAGACTTTGCCGTCCCGGGGTCCCCACACAGGAGCACGTTGATGTCACCGCGCACTTTGTGTTTCCCGCCTAGAGAAAGGGACAGGGGTGGACAGGTGGGTGAGGACCTTAGGACAGGGCTGGATCGTCCCCAACCCTCCCCAAACCTACGCATTAGATCTTTCCAGATACATTCTTTGGGTGGCTTGGGGACTGAACCCtgagccaggcaagtgctccacccctgagccccgtccccagccctgttttgcattttatttagagacagggtctcgctgagttgctcagggcctggctaagtggctgaggctggcctccaccttgcgatcctcctgcctcagcctcccgagcccctgggatcacactgcacctggctgatttTTGTTctcttatggaaaaaaaaaagaattaaaacgaGCCTCTCCTCTGCCACACTAGAGAGCCACCAGGAGAGGCACGTGGGACCCCCGGGTGCTCACCTGGGTTCTTGGGCTCCCCGCCAAACAGCGCCAGGGCCAGGCCTCTCTTGATGTCCTCGTGCCCGTAGATGGAGGGGGCAATACTGGCAAAGACCTGAGGAGAGCAGGGGACACGCAGGTGAACAGGAGCCGAGCACTGACCCCTCAGAAGGAAAAGAGTCACTACcctttttggggggcgggggtaaCCAGAggttgaagccaggggtgcttaacccctgagccctgtccccagccctttttctattttatttagagacagggtctcactgagtggctcagggccttgctaagtggctgaggctggcctccaacttgcgatcctcctgcctcggcctcccgagccactggggtgacaggcgtgggccaccgtgcccagctataTGTACATGGATTTGTTCTCAACCTCCACAGCCCCTTGCCCTGCCAGGCTCTGCTTAGCAGCACCTGGAGACACCGCTGTGTCCCTCACACTGTCACCAAGGGTGACATATTCCACTCCTGTGTCTCAGTTTGTTCATGAAGGACATGGGCACAGAGGAGAGCCGcagcccaggagtttgggggTTGTTTTTGGGGGAAATGAGGCCCGTGGGCAGGCGGTGATTCTCCTTCGACCCTTCCTCTGCCTGGGGACTGCCCGGGTGTCACTGGGCTGCAGAGGTGGCCGGTCCCCGACACCGTCCCGCCCAGCCCCTCTCGCCTCCCGGGATGAGGTAATGTCTCTGCAGGACAGAGCCACCGGCCAGCTCTCTGCTTGTCACGCTTCTCTTCAACCAAGCGACCAGTGCAGCCGGATGTCTGCCCTACGCCCTGACCAAGGTCCTCCAAGAGGTAACAGGTCCTGGGGCTCAGTCCCGTCTTGGGCCTGCACTTCCCGAGGATCCCTTAATCCTAACAAGACCCTGGTTTCCTTCTGGTCTACAAAGGAGGGACACTGCCAGGCGCCCCTGAGaccccagtgactcgggaggccgaagcaggaggaccacaagttgggaggccagcctcaacagagcgctgagcaactcagcgagaccctgtctctaagtaagatataaaaagggctgtggacggggctcaggggtggagggcCTCTGGGGTCCACCTCTGGGACCCCCGGCCCCGCAACCTGCCACACACACGCACAATTCAAGAGGCCGAACGAGAAGCGAGGCTGAGAACCCGGAGCCACAGGGGGACAGGAAGGAGTGGGACCACGAAAATGACACAGACTTTCCGAGTGAAAGGCAAGCGTCTCGATTTCTGCAGAGATGCCTGCTGACCCGGGTGTCCCAGAAGGTGACCTTGACCTCTGACCCCAGGACCCCTGACCCAGGGCACAGGGAAGTTCTACTGCTGATCCCACTGCCAGTGCTCGATATCAAAGCTGCTCCAGTTTGGCCACCAAGCCCGGGGGGGTGCCCATGAAGCCCGGTGTCCCCGCCGCCACCTGCCTTCTGCCCGATCTGCTGGTCCTTGGAGAGGCTGGTGATCATCTTCACGTCCTCGTCCGTCAGCTCCCCAACGGCCACCTTGTTGTCCTTCTTGGCCACGTGGTTGGCCAGGATGACGGTGGCAAAGACGGGGAAGCCGTGGGCGGTGTTGAGGGACCCGTCGTAGTTGTTGTGGTAGATGCCGGTCAGCTCCTGGGGACGGCGAGAGGCCAAGTGGTCGGGGCCCCAGAGAGGGTCACAGGATGGAGCTGTGACCTCCCTCTGGTCTCCCTGCCTCCACTCCCTGAGCTTGGCCTGCTAGAGCTGATGGGATGCCCGGGAGGCGAGGCCTGGCTGGTGAAGTTCAGTCACAGGGGACGTGACCTTGACCTCTGACCCCCAGGGGCTTGACCTTGACCTCTGACCCCCCAGGAACCTTGACCCAAATTCCTCCCCTCTCTGCTTTCCCGGGAGGCCTCCTGTGTTCTGCTTCAACACCAGGCCCCAAAGGGGACAGGGCCAAGCAACCCTGAGGCGGAGGCCTCAGAAACCACCGTGAACCTTTTTTTCCTTATACGTCGATTATCTCGGTTGTTTTGTCACAGCAACGAAAGCTGACAGATACACAATCCGTCGCGAGCAGGAAAAGCTCTTTGCCCCAAGGACTCAGGACCTCATCTCAGGCCAAGCGTCCCTGCTACCAATGACCGCTGACCGCCCCCCAACAGGCGTGGTGGCTCAAACCAGTTCCCTCTGGACCTCGGCCCCTTCCCCAGCGCACGCCTGGCCACTTACGATCTCGTCCCC
This window of the Marmota flaviventris isolate mMarFla1 chromosome 20, mMarFla1.hap1, whole genome shotgun sequence genome carries:
- the Mcm2 gene encoding DNA replication licensing factor MCM2 — its product is MAESSESLSLASSPARRRRANDPLTSSPGRSSRRTDALTSSPGRDLPPFEDESEGLLGTEGPMEEEEDGEELIGDGMERDYRAIPELDAYETEGLALDDEDVEELTASQREAAERVMRQRDREAGRGLGRMRRGLLYDSDEEDDERPARKRRQVERATEEGEEDEEMIESIENLEDLKGHSVREWVSMAGPRLEIHHRFKNFLRTHVDGHGHNVFKERISDMCKENKESLVVNYEDLAAREHVLAYFLPEAPAELLQIFDEAALEVVLAMYPKYDRIASHIHVRISHLPLVEELRSLRQLHLNQLIRTSGVVTSCTGVLPQLSMVKYNCNKCSFVLGPFCQSQNQEVKPGSCPECQSAGPFEVNMEQTIYQNYQRIRIQESPGKVAAGRLPRSKDAILLADLVDSCKPGDEIELTGIYHNNYDGSLNTAHGFPVFATVILANHVAKKDNKVAVGELTDEDVKMITSLSKDQQIGQKVFASIAPSIYGHEDIKRGLALALFGGEPKNPGGKHKVRGDINVLLCGDPGTAKSQFLKYIEKVSSRAIFTTGQGASAVGLTAYVQRHPVSREWTLEAGALVLADRGVCLIDEFDKMNDQDRTSIHEAMEQQSISISKAGIVTSLQARCTVIAAANPIGGRYDPSLTFSENVDLTEPIISRFDVLCVVRDTVDPVQDEMLARFVVGSHVRHHPSNKEDGGMVNGSTPEPAMPNAYGVEPLPQEVLKKYIIYAKEKVHPKLNQMDQDKVAKMYSDLRKESMATGSIPITVRHIESMIRMAEAHARIHLRNYVIEDDVNMAIRVMLESFIDTQKFSVMRSMRKTFARYLSFRRDNNELLLFILKQLVAEQVTYQRNRFGAQQDTIEVPEKDLVDKARQINIHNLSAFYDSDLFRMNKFSLDVKRKLILQQF